In the genome of Paenibacillus sp. FSL R5-0766, one region contains:
- a CDS encoding rhamnogalacturonan lyase — protein MEYLDRGVVAVKTGTGVFVSWRLLGTEGSNVSFNVYRDGTKVNASPITNSTNLQDASGTSSSKYTVRAVVSGTEQAASAAASVWGNNYLSVPLSVPAGGTTPDGVAYTYSANDASAGDLDGDGEYELIVKWDPSNAKDNSQSGYTGEVFIDAYKLNGTRLWRISLGKNIRAGAHYTQFMVYDLDGDGKAEVAMKTADGTKDGTGVVLGDASKDYRNSSGYVLSGPEFLTVFNGQTGKALSTVNYEPARGNVSSWGDNYGNRVDRFLAAIAYLDGERPSLVMARGYYTRTVLVAYNWRNGQLTKQWTFDSNTSGNSGYAGQGNHNLSVADVDGDGKDEIVYGAMAVDDNGKGFYTTGLHHGDAMHLSDLDPDRPGLEVFQVHETPSNAGVEFRDAGTGQLIWGVKTTKDIGRGMAADIDPRYKGAEVWADGSLYTAKGQKLGTTLPSSTNFGIWWDGDLLRELLDSNRIDKWNYANSTTMNLLTASGVTSNNGTKSTPNLQADLFGDWREEVVWRTNDSSALRIYTTTAVTDKRIYTLMHDPVYRLGVAWQNVAYNQPPHTGFYLGEGMSTPPVPNIRYAGR, from the coding sequence ATGGAATATCTGGATCGCGGTGTGGTAGCTGTGAAGACTGGGACAGGTGTGTTTGTCAGCTGGCGGCTTCTGGGAACGGAAGGATCGAATGTATCGTTTAACGTCTATCGGGATGGAACCAAGGTGAACGCTTCGCCCATAACAAACAGCACCAACCTTCAGGATGCAAGCGGGACAAGCAGTTCCAAATATACGGTTCGCGCTGTCGTCAGTGGAACGGAGCAGGCAGCTTCAGCGGCAGCAAGCGTATGGGGCAATAACTATCTATCTGTACCGCTCAGTGTGCCCGCAGGCGGGACAACGCCCGATGGAGTAGCCTACACCTACAGTGCCAACGATGCCAGTGCAGGTGACCTGGATGGTGATGGTGAGTATGAATTGATTGTGAAGTGGGACCCTTCCAACGCCAAGGATAACTCCCAGAGTGGTTATACCGGGGAAGTGTTTATCGATGCCTACAAATTAAACGGAACACGCCTCTGGCGTATTAGTCTGGGCAAAAATATCCGTGCCGGCGCTCACTACACCCAGTTCATGGTCTATGATCTCGACGGTGATGGCAAAGCCGAAGTTGCGATGAAAACAGCCGATGGCACCAAGGATGGCACTGGCGTGGTCCTCGGGGATGCAAGCAAGGATTACCGCAATTCTAGCGGTTATGTGTTGTCTGGTCCCGAATTCCTCACGGTCTTCAATGGACAGACTGGCAAAGCGCTCTCCACAGTGAACTACGAACCGGCGCGTGGCAATGTATCCAGTTGGGGAGATAACTATGGCAACCGGGTGGACCGATTCCTTGCTGCAATTGCTTATCTGGATGGAGAGCGCCCAAGTCTGGTCATGGCGCGTGGGTACTACACCCGCACAGTGCTCGTGGCTTATAACTGGCGTAACGGACAGCTGACCAAACAATGGACATTTGATTCCAATACCTCCGGTAACTCGGGTTATGCCGGGCAGGGCAATCATAATCTGAGTGTGGCGGACGTAGACGGAGATGGGAAAGACGAGATCGTTTATGGTGCCATGGCGGTGGATGATAACGGCAAAGGATTCTACACAACAGGGCTTCATCATGGCGATGCCATGCATTTGAGTGACCTCGACCCGGACCGCCCTGGACTTGAGGTATTTCAGGTCCATGAGACGCCATCCAATGCCGGAGTGGAGTTCCGGGATGCAGGTACAGGCCAGTTAATCTGGGGAGTCAAAACAACAAAGGATATTGGACGTGGCATGGCGGCAGATATTGATCCAAGATATAAAGGCGCTGAAGTATGGGCAGACGGCAGTCTGTATACAGCCAAAGGGCAGAAACTCGGGACAACCCTGCCGTCCTCCACGAATTTTGGCATCTGGTGGGATGGGGATCTGCTCCGCGAACTGTTGGACAGCAACCGAATCGATAAGTGGAATTATGCCAACAGCACAACGATGAACCTGCTCACCGCTTCCGGCGTAACTTCCAATAACGGAACCAAGTCTACGCCGAATCTGCAAGCCGATCTGTTCGGGGACTGGAGAGAGGAAGTTGTGTGGCGGACGAATGACAGCTCAGCACTGCGGATCTATACCACAACAGCAGTTACGGACAAACGCATCTACACGCTGATGCATGATCCGGTGTACCGTCTTGGCGTCGCTTGGCAAAATGTAGCCTACAATCAACCGCCGCACACCGGTTTTTATCTGGGAGAAGGCATGAGCACACCACCGGTACCCAATATCCGGTATGCGGGCAGATGA
- a CDS encoding sulfate ABC transporter substrate-binding protein: protein MKKRIHKGILVGLALVLTGVLAACGSDSGGSSAAGTSGGAEGGTEGAKAIELLNVSYDPTRELYEQYNKAFAAHWLKEKGQEVTIKQSHGGSGKQSRSVIDGLDADVVTLALGYDIDAIEDKGLINEGWQDKYEHNSAPYTSTIVFLVRKGNPKGIKDWDDLIKGDTQVITPNPKTSGGARWNYLAAWGYALKHNNNDEEKAKAFVGELFKHAPVLDSGARGSTTTFVERGIGDVLLAWENEAFLSVKELGPDKFDIVVPSVSILAEPPVAIVDKNADKKGSRDVADAYLKYLYSEEGQTIAAENYYRPTLDSVEEKFKDQFPALELFTLKDVFGTWRDTQAKHFNDGGIFDQIYVPGS from the coding sequence ATGAAAAAGAGAATTCACAAGGGTATTTTGGTTGGTCTGGCACTGGTATTAACAGGAGTTCTGGCAGCATGCGGATCGGATAGCGGCGGGTCCAGTGCGGCAGGAACATCGGGGGGAGCGGAAGGCGGCACAGAAGGGGCCAAGGCCATCGAACTGCTGAATGTTTCCTACGATCCAACGCGGGAACTCTATGAGCAATATAACAAAGCGTTTGCGGCGCATTGGTTGAAAGAGAAGGGCCAGGAGGTGACCATCAAGCAGTCCCATGGGGGCTCGGGCAAACAGAGTCGTTCTGTTATTGACGGACTGGATGCAGACGTGGTGACGCTGGCATTGGGATACGATATTGATGCAATTGAAGATAAAGGTCTGATTAACGAAGGTTGGCAGGACAAATACGAGCATAACAGCGCTCCGTATACCTCTACGATTGTATTCCTTGTACGTAAAGGCAATCCAAAAGGCATCAAGGACTGGGATGATCTGATCAAAGGGGATACCCAAGTCATCACCCCGAATCCCAAAACGTCCGGCGGGGCACGTTGGAACTATTTGGCGGCATGGGGATATGCCCTTAAGCATAATAACAATGATGAAGAGAAAGCGAAGGCTTTCGTTGGAGAATTGTTCAAACATGCGCCTGTACTGGATTCGGGGGCTCGCGGATCTACGACAACGTTTGTTGAACGTGGCATCGGTGATGTGCTACTTGCTTGGGAAAATGAAGCTTTCCTATCGGTAAAAGAGTTGGGCCCGGACAAATTTGATATTGTCGTGCCTTCAGTTAGCATCTTGGCCGAACCACCGGTAGCGATTGTGGACAAAAATGCAGACAAAAAAGGAAGCCGCGACGTGGCGGATGCCTATCTGAAATATTTGTACAGTGAAGAAGGACAGACGATTGCCGCTGAAAATTATTACCGCCCAACGCTGGACAGCGTGGAGGAAAAATTCAAAGATCAGTTCCCAGCACTTGAGCTGTTCACGTTGAAAGATGTATTCGGTACATGGCGGGATACTCAGGCCAAACATTTCAATGACGGTGGTATCTTCGACCAGATCTATGTTCCAGGCAGCTAA
- the cysT gene encoding sulfate ABC transporter permease subunit CysT yields the protein MSKVMVARRRTLPGFGLTMGYSVFYLSLVVLIPLAALLFNSTGLTWATMIEVATNPRVLASFQVSFLTAGAAALIDLVLGLLLAWVLVRYEFPGKRLFDAVIDLPFALPTAVAGVALTAIYAGNGWIGQFVEPLGIKLAYSQAGITLALMFIGIPFVVRTVQPVLEELEAEVEEAAATLGAGRWRIFRTILLPDLIPPLLTGFALAFARGIGEYGSVVFISGNMPMKTEIAPLLIMAKLEQFDYAGATAVALLLLLVSFILLLIINSLQRWSRKAGRA from the coding sequence ATGAGCAAGGTGATGGTGGCGCGGAGACGCACATTGCCGGGATTCGGATTAACGATGGGTTACAGTGTGTTCTACCTGAGCCTGGTTGTACTTATTCCACTGGCTGCGCTGTTATTTAACTCAACAGGGCTGACGTGGGCAACCATGATTGAGGTTGCGACCAATCCCAGGGTGCTGGCTTCATTCCAGGTCAGCTTCCTGACCGCAGGTGCAGCGGCGCTGATTGATCTCGTGCTGGGGTTACTCCTGGCATGGGTGCTTGTTCGGTATGAATTCCCGGGCAAAAGGCTGTTTGATGCGGTCATTGATCTGCCCTTTGCCTTGCCAACGGCAGTAGCAGGGGTTGCTCTTACGGCGATCTATGCCGGCAATGGCTGGATTGGGCAGTTTGTAGAGCCTTTGGGCATCAAGCTCGCCTATTCACAGGCCGGGATTACGCTTGCGCTGATGTTTATCGGAATTCCGTTCGTAGTTCGCACGGTGCAACCGGTGTTGGAGGAGCTGGAGGCTGAGGTTGAAGAGGCGGCTGCCACACTGGGGGCAGGAAGATGGCGGATATTCCGCACGATTCTGCTGCCGGATCTGATTCCACCGCTGCTGACGGGTTTTGCTCTGGCTTTTGCCCGGGGCATTGGCGAATATGGCTCGGTTGTATTTATCTCAGGCAATATGCCGATGAAAACGGAGATTGCCCCCTTGCTGATCATGGCCAAGCTGGAGCAGTTCGATTATGCAGGGGCTACAGCTGTAGCTTTGCTGCTGCTTCTTGTTTCTTTTATCCTGCTGTTGATCATTAATTCTTTGCAGCGCTGGAGCCGGAAGGCGGGCAGAGCATGA
- the cysW gene encoding sulfate ABC transporter permease subunit CysW, with amino-acid sequence MAGSVPLSPVPPVKTGRGTNRATTEAPWVKWLLIGLASLVLIWLLILPLAIVLMEALKQGWGVYIAALTEPLNTIFGVAAAWVITKFQFKGKGLMITLIDLPFSISPVVGGLIFVLVFGSNGWLGPWLSEHDIKIIFALPGIVIATLFITFPFVARELIPLMEDQGTREEEAAVTLGASGWRIFWSVTLPNIKWGLLYGIILCNARAMGEFGAVSVVSGHIRGETNTLPLHVEILYNEYQFSASFAVASLLLILALATLLLKSWLGHKAVSEK; translated from the coding sequence ATGGCGGGTTCCGTCCCACTGAGCCCTGTTCCACCCGTAAAGACCGGGCGTGGAACTAACCGTGCAACAACGGAAGCTCCATGGGTCAAATGGTTGTTGATTGGACTGGCAAGCCTGGTACTCATCTGGCTGCTTATTTTGCCACTGGCCATTGTGCTCATGGAGGCGTTGAAGCAGGGTTGGGGTGTGTACATCGCGGCTCTTACCGAGCCGCTGAATACGATATTTGGTGTGGCCGCCGCATGGGTCATTACCAAGTTCCAGTTCAAGGGCAAAGGACTCATGATTACCCTGATTGATCTTCCCTTTTCCATTTCGCCTGTGGTGGGCGGGTTGATCTTTGTATTGGTCTTTGGTTCGAATGGGTGGTTAGGGCCGTGGCTGTCCGAACATGATATCAAAATCATTTTTGCGCTGCCAGGCATTGTGATTGCAACGTTGTTTATTACCTTCCCCTTCGTAGCGAGGGAGCTCATTCCACTCATGGAGGACCAGGGAACCCGGGAAGAGGAAGCGGCGGTTACGCTAGGGGCTTCCGGGTGGCGAATCTTCTGGAGTGTAACCTTGCCCAACATTAAATGGGGGCTGCTGTACGGCATTATTCTGTGTAATGCCCGTGCTATGGGCGAGTTCGGAGCCGTATCTGTGGTGTCCGGGCATATCCGCGGGGAGACCAATACGTTACCACTTCATGTCGAGATTTTGTATAACGAATATCAATTCTCGGCTTCGTTTGCCGTAGCTTCCCTGCTCCTGATTCTGGCTCTCGCCACGTTGCTGCTCAAGAGCTGGCTTGGACACAAAGCCGTCTCAGAAAAGTGA
- a CDS encoding YezD family protein produces the protein MAKPLKVDEVWLDRIAGQLNDMEFGSLHIVVHEGQIVQMERTERKRFENTPSGSASKSGSTARSSSARSLRGSNASAKG, from the coding sequence ATGGCTAAGCCGTTAAAAGTGGATGAGGTATGGTTGGACCGAATTGCCGGACAGCTGAATGACATGGAGTTTGGTTCATTGCACATCGTAGTGCACGAAGGTCAGATTGTGCAGATGGAGCGGACCGAACGCAAGCGTTTTGAGAACACGCCCTCAGGCAGCGCCTCCAAATCCGGAAGCACGGCACGAAGCAGTTCAGCCCGTTCACTACGCGGGTCCAATGCGAGTGCAAAGGGATAG
- a CDS encoding extracellular solute-binding protein: protein MSGCTVLNRETAQVQQQDHLASAEKETAPQYTISWTMHQNIAVPEDAEMIAYIEDQFDVDLEVWNLENKRYEELLDLELAQGKIPDLFRIRQPHDLLKYQMQGVLAEISPEVLEQYAPNIVQRIRDYDSRYLEYGKINGSLYGIPAINQTNIYRTPVVYREDWLKQLGLEIPKTLDEFETVMYAFAKDDPDGNGIQDTYGLSREGLNVVFGAFGQSVFTEQLYFNKKNNQLVIGALQPEMKKALTYMQKWYRDGIIDPEFITGENKGGYKHLSHTFINGKIGMTSMGNYYHWNQEGDYSVLNENGQETPVGASFNVNELLQKNTTAEVVFGSPVIGPDGHSGSKGNNLLMNFMAIGAEAAKEPGKLEKILEILDYVSANPDPEEQIKMEYGLPGKHWNWSAEDSSSFHLLYPYNRMENYINRIGSSIGMTVPGTPLDKREQWAASAGLTENGIYNRLEVATPALIQYSSELIRMRDRAYISIITGDQPVGYFDTFVEEFMDAGGQQLLLEANHWYKEHMETSRAQ, encoded by the coding sequence ATGAGCGGTTGTACCGTTCTAAACAGAGAAACAGCACAAGTACAACAGCAAGACCATCTAGCAAGCGCTGAGAAGGAGACAGCACCACAATACACGATATCCTGGACCATGCATCAAAATATTGCTGTTCCTGAGGACGCGGAGATGATTGCATATATTGAGGATCAGTTTGATGTCGATCTGGAGGTGTGGAACCTTGAGAACAAGCGGTACGAGGAACTGCTGGACCTGGAGCTTGCTCAAGGTAAAATACCCGATCTGTTCCGAATCAGACAACCGCATGATCTGCTTAAGTATCAAATGCAAGGGGTCTTAGCGGAAATCTCCCCGGAAGTCCTTGAACAATATGCGCCAAATATCGTGCAGCGAATTCGCGATTATGATTCACGTTACCTAGAGTATGGAAAAATAAACGGCTCCTTATATGGAATTCCGGCCATTAATCAGACCAACATCTATCGAACCCCTGTTGTATACCGAGAGGACTGGCTTAAGCAGCTTGGTCTGGAGATTCCGAAGACATTAGATGAATTTGAAACGGTTATGTATGCTTTTGCCAAAGATGATCCGGACGGAAATGGTATACAAGATACGTATGGCCTATCCAGAGAGGGCTTAAATGTCGTGTTTGGCGCTTTTGGACAATCCGTTTTTACCGAGCAGCTATATTTTAATAAAAAAAACAACCAACTCGTGATCGGCGCTTTGCAGCCTGAGATGAAAAAAGCCCTGACTTATATGCAAAAGTGGTATCGGGACGGGATTATCGATCCTGAGTTCATAACCGGCGAAAACAAAGGCGGCTATAAACATCTATCCCATACTTTTATTAATGGAAAAATTGGGATGACCTCAATGGGCAACTATTATCATTGGAATCAAGAGGGAGACTACAGTGTCCTTAATGAAAATGGCCAAGAAACTCCAGTGGGAGCCTCGTTCAATGTTAATGAGCTGTTACAGAAGAACACAACTGCAGAAGTTGTATTTGGTTCTCCTGTTATTGGTCCTGATGGACATAGCGGTTCAAAAGGGAACAATCTGCTGATGAATTTTATGGCTATAGGTGCTGAGGCTGCGAAGGAGCCAGGAAAACTGGAGAAAATTCTGGAGATACTCGATTATGTAAGTGCCAACCCCGATCCGGAGGAGCAGATCAAAATGGAGTATGGCCTTCCAGGAAAACACTGGAATTGGAGCGCTGAAGATTCAAGCTCGTTCCATTTACTTTACCCATACAACAGAATGGAGAATTATATTAATAGGATCGGCTCAAGTATCGGCATGACGGTTCCAGGTACACCCTTGGATAAACGTGAACAGTGGGCTGCATCTGCAGGGTTGACGGAGAATGGTATCTATAATCGCCTGGAAGTTGCAACCCCTGCCCTGATTCAATATTCATCTGAATTGATTCGCATGAGAGACAGAGCGTACATCTCCATCATCACTGGCGATCAGCCTGTGGGGTATTTCGATACCTTTGTGGAAGAATTCATGGATGCAGGTGGACAACAGTTGCTGCTTGAAGCGAATCATTGGTATAAGGAGCATATGGAGACAAGTCGCGCACAATAA
- a CDS encoding helix-turn-helix domain-containing protein codes for MHKPFQSVRSKMVLSYLAVVLVIALLFGSILYLFFSHQYSKEIRINNQLSLKSTVNYIESSVIQKVNQVYLSLALGNAASIDLDSLKGNHSKILDIEQSLKNMVQNYSDLIEAIHVYDTKNHFIVSSVYGLLLYEDTPSSVDHTTDWIAAMKETPESSLWMKTRMVPQDAYIESREQGNMSPLISYVHSYPFQSTGQDSKAMIAIDIKESAISQIIKNMLPADYANTLIIDQDGTVISAADKTLIGSSTEENLTQSLLTFHSSDESFTPVFNYDSHVVTQDQFKGNAWRIYTTTPNESFYYKLDSLKEISVLLGLLAVAVGIVMSSIFTRANYSPLKRIMNNIKSRMDSPTSLKQDEYRFIDTTFNSLSNKVDSLEETLQANHRMIKHSIMLNMLNNRFTPEELTEQLQSVHISMAYSRFRCIVIDPVNEKWKDLQPRQLQHTLYTMIQQLEIAEMDGTQLLAEELQDHKIAVIICTNQPEEPLSEHIVDFIHAEASSRFGLEFVLSLGGWVEHFTKIHTSYHQANTLIRYSYFFPEQSAIQDLDLLNREASSLEIPESYLVNFEKKLQTRDVQGTVEAIQELVALIKKGPYSAEYSRIILLKTVSIYAECINQVRLQPTEASSLNMYKQFSLFYNINRYSEWMIHLVTEFVIQMEKRSEVRSVDTISAVKAYIHEHLSGDLTLDHVSEQVFISPKYLSKLFKEETGIVYSEYVTNQRMERARELMTQREITVEQVASTVGYRTPAYFIKKFKEIHGCTPKNFMRSLMEQGSI; via the coding sequence ATGCATAAGCCATTTCAGTCTGTGAGATCCAAGATGGTTCTTTCCTACCTTGCTGTCGTTCTTGTCATTGCGCTTCTTTTCGGCTCCATTCTATACCTCTTTTTCTCCCATCAATACAGCAAAGAGATTCGAATCAATAATCAACTTTCGCTGAAAAGTACTGTCAATTATATTGAAAGCTCTGTGATCCAGAAGGTGAATCAGGTCTATCTGTCTCTGGCACTCGGTAACGCTGCTAGTATCGATTTAGATAGCTTAAAAGGAAACCATAGCAAAATCCTGGACATCGAACAGTCCCTTAAAAATATGGTGCAAAATTATTCCGATCTCATTGAAGCTATTCATGTGTACGATACGAAGAACCACTTCATCGTCTCATCTGTATATGGGCTATTGCTCTATGAGGACACGCCTTCGAGTGTGGATCATACGACGGATTGGATTGCTGCGATGAAAGAGACTCCAGAAAGCTCCTTATGGATGAAAACTCGCATGGTGCCTCAGGATGCTTATATCGAATCACGGGAACAGGGAAACATGAGTCCTCTAATTTCCTATGTCCATAGTTACCCGTTTCAATCAACAGGACAAGACAGTAAGGCCATGATTGCGATTGATATCAAAGAATCAGCGATCAGTCAGATCATTAAAAATATGCTCCCTGCTGACTATGCGAATACATTAATCATCGATCAGGACGGAACCGTCATATCTGCCGCGGACAAAACGTTGATAGGCAGCTCCACGGAGGAGAATCTAACGCAGTCGCTCCTCACCTTTCATTCTTCAGATGAGAGCTTCACGCCTGTATTTAACTATGACTCTCATGTCGTTACCCAAGATCAATTTAAAGGAAATGCATGGCGGATTTACACAACCACACCTAATGAAAGCTTCTATTATAAACTGGATAGCTTGAAGGAGATTTCGGTTCTTCTTGGCTTGTTGGCTGTCGCCGTTGGGATCGTGATGTCGTCCATCTTTACCAGGGCCAACTATAGTCCTCTTAAGCGAATCATGAATAACATCAAGAGCCGGATGGATAGCCCAACCAGCTTAAAGCAGGACGAATATCGGTTTATCGATACAACGTTTAACAGTCTGTCCAATAAAGTTGATAGTCTTGAAGAAACCTTACAGGCCAATCACAGAATGATTAAGCATAGTATCATGCTTAATATGTTAAATAATCGATTTACACCCGAGGAACTTACGGAACAGCTCCAGTCTGTTCACATTTCAATGGCTTACTCTCGCTTCCGTTGCATCGTCATTGACCCCGTCAATGAGAAGTGGAAGGATCTGCAGCCACGTCAGTTGCAGCATACGTTGTATACGATGATCCAGCAACTGGAGATCGCAGAAATGGATGGAACTCAACTGCTGGCAGAGGAATTGCAGGATCACAAAATAGCAGTAATCATCTGTACCAACCAACCCGAAGAACCGCTCTCTGAACACATTGTTGACTTTATTCACGCTGAGGCGAGCAGCAGATTCGGTCTGGAATTTGTACTATCATTAGGCGGATGGGTAGAGCACTTCACAAAGATTCACACAAGCTATCATCAGGCGAATACCCTGATTCGATACAGTTACTTCTTCCCCGAGCAATCTGCCATTCAGGATCTTGATCTCCTGAACAGGGAAGCCAGCAGCTTGGAAATTCCGGAGTCATACCTCGTCAACTTTGAAAAGAAATTGCAGACTCGGGATGTGCAAGGTACGGTTGAGGCCATTCAGGAATTGGTCGCGCTAATAAAGAAAGGCCCCTATTCAGCCGAATACAGTCGGATCATTTTATTAAAAACGGTATCTATTTACGCTGAGTGTATTAATCAGGTGCGCCTGCAACCCACCGAAGCGAGTTCATTGAATATGTACAAGCAATTTTCATTGTTCTACAATATCAACCGATATTCGGAATGGATGATTCATCTCGTGACCGAATTTGTGATACAGATGGAGAAGCGAAGCGAGGTACGAAGTGTGGATACCATCTCGGCTGTCAAAGCTTATATTCACGAGCACTTATCAGGCGATCTCACGCTGGATCATGTCTCAGAGCAAGTATTCATCAGCCCTAAATATCTGAGTAAACTTTTCAAGGAAGAAACCGGGATTGTTTATTCCGAATATGTTACGAATCAGAGAATGGAACGCGCACGGGAACTCATGACACAACGCGAAATTACGGTTGAGCAGGTTGCAAGTACGGTTGGTTACCGTACCCCTGCTTATTTCATTAAGAAGTTCAAAGAAATTCACGGCTGTACACCAAAAAACTTCATGCGCAGTCTAATGGAGCAGGGATCTATATAG